From one Accipiter gentilis chromosome 3, bAccGen1.1, whole genome shotgun sequence genomic stretch:
- the LRP2BP gene encoding LRP2-binding protein isoform X3, which translates to MYQLGVMHYDGLGTKEDPERGVEYMKKILYSDAPEARHLKFAVAYNLGRAYYEGCGVKQSTEEAERLWLIAADHGNPKASVKAQSTLGMLYSMSVLKDLKKAFFWHSEACGNGNLESQGALGVMYLYGQGIRRNTKSALECLREAAERGNIYAQGHLVEYYYNRKFYSTAVAVAKRITENDDIDMLAKVTDCLPRYVAKGVAMAAFYLARCLQLGLGVQQDQAAAKKCYSKACLLDPGVASDLELAANLGRI; encoded by the exons GAAAGGGGAGTGGAATACATGAAGAAAATACTTTACTCTGATGCCCCGGAAGCAAGACACTTGAAGTTTGCAGTGGCATACAATCTTGGCAGAGCGTATTATGAAGGATGTGGTGTTAAGCAGTCAACTGAAGAGGCTGAAAG GTTGTGGCTTATTGCTGCAGACCATGGAAATCCAAAAGCAAGCGTAAAGGCCCAGAGTACTTTAGGAATGCTTTATTCCATGTCAGTTCTAAAAGATCTTAAGAAG GCCTTTTTCTGGCATTCAGAAGCATGTGGCAATGGAAATCTGGAATCACAGGGAGCACTTGGTGTTATGTATCTCTATGGACAAGGTATACGTCGAAACACTAAGTCTGCTTTGGAGTGTTTGAGAGAAGCGGCAGAACGTGGAAACATCTATGCTCAAGGCCATCTTGTGGAATATTATTATAATAGAAAATTTTACTCAACAGCTGTTGCAGTAGCCAAAAG GATTACAGAAAACGATGACATCGATATGTTAGCAAAGGTAACCGACTGTCTTCCTAGATATGTAGCCAAGGGAGTTGCTATGGCTGCTTTCTACTTGGCTAGATGCCTCCAGCTTGGCCTAGGTGTGCAGCAAGATCAAGCCGCTGCTAAAAAATGCTATTCTAAG gcCTGCCTTCTGGATCCTGGCGTTGCTTCTGACCTTGAACTGGCAGCTAATCTTGGGAGAATTTAG